One window of the Ureibacillus sp. FSL W7-1570 genome contains the following:
- a CDS encoding CxxH/CxxC protein → MKKFCCETHVNHALDMMVAETKEYPILEKGDEEQQLSTKCDYCENEAKYIVSRK, encoded by the coding sequence ATGAAAAAATTTTGCTGTGAAACGCACGTAAATCATGCATTGGACATGATGGTTGCTGAAACAAAAGAATATCCGATATTAGAGAAAGGGGATGAGGAACAACAATTATCCACAAAGTGCGATTACTGTGAAAACGAAGCGAAATATATTGTATCAAGAAAATAA
- the rlmH gene encoding 23S rRNA (pseudouridine(1915)-N(3))-methyltransferase RlmH: MNISIISVGKLKEKYLKMGMDEYVKRLSGYAKIELIEVPDEKAPEELSEAEMELVKKKEGERILSKIPDGTYVYALAIEGKMKTSEEFAEGLEKLMTYGTSKIAFVIGGSLGLHKDVLNRANEKISFGRMTFPHQLMRLILLEQIYRGFRIMKGEPYHK; this comes from the coding sequence ATGAATATTTCAATTATTTCAGTCGGAAAGTTAAAAGAAAAATATTTAAAAATGGGTATGGATGAGTATGTGAAGCGCCTTTCCGGTTACGCAAAAATCGAATTGATTGAAGTGCCGGATGAGAAAGCGCCCGAAGAATTGAGCGAGGCGGAAATGGAGTTGGTGAAAAAGAAGGAAGGAGAAAGGATTTTATCTAAAATTCCGGATGGTACATATGTGTACGCCCTCGCCATCGAAGGGAAAATGAAAACTTCGGAGGAATTTGCGGAAGGGTTGGAAAAACTGATGACCTATGGTACAAGCAAAATCGCCTTTGTCATCGGCGGCTCCCTCGGTTTACATAAAGATGTCTTAAATCGGGCAAATGAAAAAATCAGCTTCGGCCGCATGACCTTTCCCCATCAACTCATGCGGCTTATCTTGCTGGAGCAAATCTACCGCGGTTTCCGGATTATGAAGGGAGAACCGTATCATAAATAG
- a CDS encoding class I SAM-dependent DNA methyltransferase, with product MMDTAKIGFEETLWKAADKLRGSMDASEYKHVVLGLIFLKYISDKFEMKYNELVEEGEGFEEDRDEYTAENIFWVPKQSRWSFIKDRAKDPKIGQYIDEAMIEIEKENPSLRGVLDKRYARPEIDKRRLGELIDLISTIKLHSKQEKDLLGRVYEYFLGKFASAEGKGGGEFYTPQSVVKTLVEMIEPYEGRIYDPCCGSGGMFVQSEKFVERHQGKIDNLSIYGQELNSTTWKLCKMNLAIRGIEGNIGDHHADTFHNDLHKTLKADFILANPPFNVSDWGGNELVDDIRWKFGTPPASNANYAWLQHIIYHLSPNGAAGIVLANGSLSSNTSNEGEIRKNILEADLVDAIVALPDKLFYSTGIPVCLWILNRNKKNHPKYRSREHEILFIDARNMGQMVDRRLRELTEEDIQKIAGTYRNWRKLDGEYEDINGFCKSATIEDVRQNDYVLTPGRYVGISDVEDDGIPFEEKMETLTSELRELFEKSHRLEEEIRKNLGGIGYDI from the coding sequence ATGATGGACACAGCAAAGATTGGTTTTGAGGAAACACTTTGGAAAGCGGCTGACAAATTACGTGGAAGCATGGATGCATCCGAATATAAACACGTAGTCTTAGGATTGATTTTCTTAAAATACATTTCTGATAAGTTTGAAATGAAGTATAACGAGTTAGTTGAAGAAGGAGAAGGTTTTGAAGAAGACCGTGATGAATATACAGCCGAAAATATTTTCTGGGTACCGAAACAGTCACGTTGGAGCTTCATTAAAGACCGTGCGAAAGACCCGAAAATCGGTCAATATATTGACGAAGCGATGATCGAAATTGAAAAAGAAAACCCGTCACTCAGAGGTGTGTTAGATAAACGTTATGCCCGTCCTGAGATTGATAAACGCCGTTTAGGAGAACTGATAGACCTCATTTCAACCATTAAATTGCACAGCAAACAAGAAAAAGACTTACTTGGTCGAGTTTATGAATATTTCTTAGGTAAGTTTGCCAGTGCAGAAGGAAAAGGCGGTGGCGAGTTCTATACGCCACAAAGTGTTGTTAAAACATTGGTTGAAATGATTGAACCTTATGAAGGACGGATTTATGACCCTTGTTGTGGCAGCGGCGGCATGTTTGTTCAAAGTGAAAAGTTTGTTGAACGCCATCAAGGAAAAATCGATAACCTCTCGATTTACGGTCAAGAATTGAATTCGACGACTTGGAAGCTTTGTAAAATGAATCTTGCTATCCGTGGAATTGAGGGGAATATCGGCGATCATCATGCGGATACATTCCATAACGATTTGCATAAAACGTTGAAAGCCGATTTCATCCTTGCCAATCCTCCATTCAATGTGAGTGACTGGGGCGGAAATGAATTAGTTGATGATATTCGTTGGAAATTCGGTACACCACCAGCGAGCAATGCCAACTATGCATGGTTACAGCATATCATTTATCACCTTTCACCAAATGGCGCTGCTGGTATTGTATTAGCCAATGGTTCGTTAAGTTCCAATACATCGAATGAAGGGGAAATCCGTAAAAACATACTCGAAGCGGATTTAGTCGATGCCATTGTCGCTTTGCCTGACAAATTATTCTATTCAACAGGTATTCCAGTTTGTTTATGGATTTTAAACCGTAATAAGAAAAATCATCCTAAATACCGAAGCCGTGAACATGAAATTCTATTTATCGATGCACGAAACATGGGACAAATGGTTGACCGTCGCCTGCGTGAATTAACAGAAGAAGATATTCAAAAAATTGCAGGAACATACCGAAATTGGCGGAAATTAGATGGTGAATATGAGGACATTAATGGGTTCTGTAAATCAGCCACAATAGAGGATGTCCGCCAAAACGACTATGTGTTAACTCCGGGACGTTATGTTGGAATAAGTGATGTCGAGGATGATGGTATACCATTTGAAGAAAAAATGGAAACGTTAACGAGTGAATTAAGGGAACTATTTGAAAAATCCCACCGATTGGAAGAAGAGATTAGAAAAAATCTAGGGGGGATTGGGTATGACATCTAA
- a CDS encoding MBL fold metallo-hydrolase, which translates to MRFSVLASGSTGNAIYVETDEHAFLVDVGLSGKKMEQLFAKIGREMGKLSGILVTHEHSDHIKGLGVIARKYKLPIYANEKTWKALDEHVGNIPVDQRFLFNMESVKSFGSLDIESFAVSHDAIDPMFYVFHENGRKLAIITDTGYVSDRMKGIIRGADAFVFESNHDVGMLQMGKYPWSIKRRILSDVGHVSNEDAGVAISEVVEEKPTHVYLSHLSKENNMKELARMTVKQVLASYGIKEGEFLHLHDTDAEEPTLLVPV; encoded by the coding sequence ATGCGGTTTAGTGTGTTAGCGAGCGGCAGTACCGGAAATGCCATCTATGTGGAAACAGATGAACATGCCTTTTTGGTGGATGTCGGATTGAGCGGGAAAAAGATGGAGCAGCTCTTTGCCAAAATCGGCCGCGAAATGGGCAAACTCTCAGGCATTTTAGTGACCCATGAACATAGCGACCATATAAAAGGGCTCGGTGTCATTGCAAGGAAATATAAACTGCCGATCTATGCAAACGAAAAAACATGGAAAGCATTGGATGAACATGTTGGAAATATTCCGGTGGATCAACGTTTTCTGTTTAACATGGAATCGGTAAAATCATTCGGCTCTTTGGATATTGAATCCTTTGCCGTATCCCATGATGCGATTGATCCGATGTTTTATGTATTCCATGAAAACGGAAGGAAGCTGGCCATCATCACGGATACAGGCTATGTAAGCGACCGGATGAAAGGAATCATCCGCGGCGCCGATGCATTCGTTTTCGAAAGCAATCATGACGTGGGCATGCTCCAAATGGGGAAATACCCTTGGTCCATCAAGCGCCGAATATTAAGCGATGTCGGACATGTTTCCAACGAAGATGCAGGAGTTGCCATCAGCGAAGTGGTTGAAGAGAAACCTACCCACGTCTATTTATCCCATTTAAGCAAAGAAAACAATATGAAGGAACTTGCCCGTATGACCGTCAAGCAAGTATTGGCCTCTTATGGCATCAAAGAAGGGGAATTTTTGCATTTGCATGATACGGATGCGGAAGAACCGACATTGCTTGTGCCGGTATAA
- a CDS encoding restriction endonuclease, translating into MTVWLFRAGKQGEFENKFLEDGRVYLTWDDLNINLKEITSKEDLYKRLIEHYDLDKEKTAINWASQIWPIAHAMEQGDLVVLPSKFNRTIHIGEVIGDYVYDESLGSPYYHYRNVNWIAKDIPRDRFDQDILYSLGAFMTVCKIHRNNAEERIREMRKNNWHVPKNKNVKELVEENEETVSIDLEEYIYDQISERIIQRFKGHKMEILIEEILKAKGFTTYRSPEGADHGVDILAASDTLGFGNPKICVQVKTSDTPLDRPTLDQLIGTMSNYSADFGLLVSWSGFKSSVTKEIPKQFFKVRLWDSKTIIQQIFENYEKLSDEIKKEIPIKRVWMLDNEVE; encoded by the coding sequence ATGACTGTTTGGTTATTTCGTGCAGGAAAACAAGGGGAGTTCGAAAACAAATTTTTAGAAGATGGAAGGGTATATCTTACTTGGGATGATTTAAATATTAATCTAAAAGAGATTACTTCCAAAGAGGATTTATATAAACGACTAATCGAACACTATGATTTAGATAAAGAAAAAACAGCGATCAACTGGGCTTCTCAAATTTGGCCAATTGCACATGCAATGGAGCAAGGAGATTTAGTAGTCTTGCCTTCAAAATTTAATCGCACCATACATATAGGGGAAGTTATCGGTGACTATGTATATGATGAGTCACTTGGCAGTCCGTATTATCATTACCGGAATGTAAATTGGATTGCTAAAGATATACCAAGGGATCGATTTGATCAGGATATATTGTATTCATTAGGAGCCTTTATGACGGTCTGTAAAATACACAGAAATAATGCTGAAGAGCGTATTAGAGAAATGCGTAAAAATAATTGGCATGTACCAAAAAATAAAAATGTAAAGGAACTAGTAGAGGAAAATGAAGAAACAGTTTCAATAGATTTAGAAGAATATATATACGATCAAATTTCTGAAAGAATTATACAGCGTTTTAAAGGACATAAGATGGAAATTTTAATTGAAGAAATTTTGAAAGCAAAAGGCTTTACTACTTACAGAAGTCCAGAAGGTGCAGATCACGGTGTGGATATATTAGCAGCTTCAGATACGTTAGGTTTTGGAAATCCAAAAATTTGTGTCCAAGTCAAGACTTCTGATACTCCTCTTGATAGACCGACATTAGATCAGTTGATAGGTACAATGAGCAATTATAGTGCAGATTTTGGCTTGCTAGTTTCATGGAGCGGTTTTAAATCATCTGTCACCAAAGAAATACCAAAGCAATTTTTCAAAGTTCGCCTTTGGGATTCAAAAACCATTATTCAACAAATTTTCGAGAACTATGAAAAATTAAGTGATGAAATTAAAAAAGAGATTCCTATCAAAAGAGTATGGATGTTGGATAATGAAGTAGAATAG
- a CDS encoding restriction endonuclease subunit S produces the protein MTSNDWKEVVLEEVSYYGDEKIPSAEVTLDNYISTENMLPNKSGVGMASGLPTTKSVRRYKKGDILLSNIRPYFKKIWFATKNGGCSNDVLVIKNKDEKELDKKYLYYTLLQDNFFDYVTATSKGTKMPRGDKSAIMNYGIMLPPLNEQKAIANILSTLDEKIETNNQINEKLEEMAQALFKHWFVDFEFPNENGKPYKSSGGEMVESELGMIPKGWKIVTLEDLTSKFTTGLNPRKNFVLGKGENYYVTIKNMGNNQIYLDDKCDKIDNDAIKKINKRSDLKKGDLLFSGIGTIGRVYLIDETPENWNISESIFTLRPSKLISSEILYLLLLSEQLQGYAQQLASGSVQKGVRMRDLKAYKLAIPSNCLIEKFTELIRPLIRKNKYLEKENKRLKAIRDTLLPRLLSGEIRVPLDDEVLSEQN, from the coding sequence ATGACATCTAACGATTGGAAAGAAGTTGTCCTTGAAGAAGTTAGCTATTATGGAGATGAGAAAATTCCTTCGGCTGAAGTTACTCTTGACAATTATATTTCAACTGAAAATATGTTACCCAATAAAAGTGGTGTAGGAATGGCTTCTGGGTTGCCAACAACTAAGAGTGTAAGAAGATATAAAAAAGGAGATATATTATTATCAAATATTCGCCCGTACTTTAAAAAAATATGGTTTGCCACTAAAAATGGAGGTTGTTCTAATGATGTATTAGTTATTAAAAATAAGGACGAGAAGGAACTTGACAAAAAATATTTATATTACACGCTTTTGCAAGATAATTTTTTTGATTATGTTACAGCCACTTCTAAAGGTACAAAAATGCCAAGAGGAGATAAATCAGCAATTATGAATTATGGCATAATGCTTCCTCCTCTAAATGAACAAAAAGCCATTGCAAATATCCTATCAACCTTAGACGAAAAAATTGAAACCAACAATCAAATCAACGAAAAGCTTGAAGAAATGGCACAAGCATTGTTTAAACATTGGTTTGTAGATTTTGAATTTCCAAATGAAAATGGCAAGCCTTACAAATCAAGTGGCGGCGAAATGGTTGAGAGTGAGTTGGGGATGATACCGAAGGGGTGGAAAATTGTTACTTTAGAAGATTTGACAAGTAAATTCACTACAGGGTTAAATCCTAGGAAAAATTTTGTTTTAGGTAAAGGTGAAAATTATTATGTCACAATAAAAAATATGGGGAATAATCAAATTTATTTAGACGACAAGTGTGACAAGATTGATAATGATGCAATTAAAAAAATTAATAAAAGATCAGATTTGAAAAAAGGTGATTTATTATTTTCAGGAATTGGTACTATTGGAAGGGTATATTTAATAGATGAAACACCCGAAAATTGGAATATAAGTGAATCGATTTTTACATTAAGGCCATCAAAATTAATTTCTTCTGAGATACTATACCTGCTACTTTTAAGTGAACAATTACAAGGGTATGCACAGCAACTAGCAAGTGGAAGTGTACAAAAAGGAGTACGAATGAGGGATTTGAAAGCCTATAAGTTAGCGATACCTAGTAATTGTTTAATAGAAAAATTTACTGAGTTAATTAGGCCTTTAATCAGAAAGAACAAGTATTTGGAGAAGGAAAATAAAAGGTTAAAAGCTATTCGTGACACCCTTTTACCAAGATTATTGTCCGGAGAAATCCGTGTCCCGTTGGATGATGAAGTGTTATCAGAACAAAATTAA
- a CDS encoding type I restriction endonuclease subunit R, with translation MSFLENFTEDKLEEAAIEILQELGYDYVFGPDISCDGERPERKDYRTVILEDRVKDALFKHNRHLPHEAIEEAFRQIIAFNSPSLEENNRHFHKLITEGIDVSFHQDGHSRSMKAFLIDFEEPANNDFLVVNQFTVVEKEERRPDLVIFINGIPFVVIELKSASDENVSIDNAYAQIQTYKRDIPSLFYYNAFCILSDGINAKAGTITASQERFMNWRTVDGENIEPLEVPQYEVLLRGMLAKDRLIDIIENFILFQESKEEERDENGKKIGERKTIAKILAAYHQYFAVKKAVEKTKIATSENGDRKIGVIWHTQGSGKSFSMVFYTAQLVKQLNNPTIVVITDRNDLDDQLFSTFSKSKDILRQTPKQADVRKLNEEQKKQQANEKSKEINGLYDLLNDRESGGIIFTTIQKFKPEDGEMPVLTDRKNVIVIADEAHRSQYGFSAKTDTKTGEVKYGYAKYLRDALPNASFIGFTGTPIELEDKSTPAVFGNYIDIYDMTRAVEDEATVKIYYENRIIRLEANEEELAKIDEEFEEITEDQEESVREKYKSKWSRLEAIVGSPNRIKQLAKDIVHHYEEKAKAIDGKAMIVCMSRRICVALYNEIVKLRPDWHSDDDDKGKIKVVMTGSAGDDDFLQPHIGGKKRRDLLAKRMKDNNDELKIVIVRDMWLTGFDVPSMHTMYIDKPMKGHNLMQAIARVNRVFKDKSGGVVVDYIGILESLKKALNQYTESDKKTTGIDTSAAIAVMKEKLEILQDMMHGFDYSAYMGSSQAGRIRAITGGMNVIFGKSEKEQKEFKKTATELAKAHSLCAATDEGKAAALEVSYFKAVKASLNKLQEKQPKRKTKKEIEARVNQLLERSIISEEVVDVFEVMGLKHPDVSILSEEFLEEVRSYEYKNLAFEMLKKLLEGNIKTMERRNLVKSQKYSEKLKQSLNKYKNQAITNAEVIEELIQMAKDMKKEREEEKDLGLNEDEIAFYDALTSESIVKELMEDEVLRKIANELTQAIRRNMTIDWHVRKSARAGMRRIIKRLLKKYDYPPEQAKKALDTVMRQAELMAEHTEVRDWNTLQAAESKGEYEV, from the coding sequence ATGAGTTTTTTAGAAAATTTTACGGAAGATAAACTGGAGGAAGCGGCGATTGAGATTCTTCAAGAGCTTGGCTATGACTATGTCTTTGGACCGGATATTAGTTGCGATGGGGAAAGACCGGAACGCAAAGATTATCGTACTGTTATTTTAGAAGACCGTGTAAAAGATGCTTTGTTTAAACATAATCGCCATTTGCCACACGAAGCAATAGAAGAAGCATTTCGGCAAATTATAGCTTTTAATAGTCCAAGCTTAGAAGAAAACAACCGTCATTTTCACAAATTAATCACTGAAGGCATTGATGTGTCGTTTCATCAAGATGGTCATAGCCGTTCGATGAAGGCATTCTTGATTGATTTTGAAGAACCAGCTAATAATGATTTTTTGGTAGTAAATCAGTTTACGGTCGTTGAAAAAGAAGAACGCCGCCCGGATTTAGTTATTTTTATAAATGGCATCCCATTCGTCGTTATCGAATTAAAATCAGCATCTGATGAAAATGTGAGTATCGATAATGCCTATGCACAGATTCAAACGTATAAACGTGATATTCCATCTTTATTTTATTATAATGCGTTTTGTATTTTATCTGATGGAATTAATGCGAAAGCGGGAACGATTACTGCAAGTCAAGAACGTTTTATGAATTGGCGGACGGTGGATGGGGAAAACATTGAACCACTTGAAGTGCCGCAATATGAAGTGTTGTTAAGAGGGATGCTGGCAAAAGACCGGCTTATTGATATTATTGAAAACTTTATTCTCTTTCAGGAATCCAAAGAAGAAGAACGAGATGAAAATGGGAAGAAAATCGGCGAAAGAAAAACGATTGCCAAAATTCTCGCTGCCTATCACCAATATTTTGCGGTAAAAAAAGCGGTGGAAAAGACAAAAATAGCGACCAGTGAGAATGGCGACCGTAAAATCGGTGTTATATGGCATACACAAGGTTCGGGTAAAAGTTTTTCGATGGTTTTTTATACAGCACAGCTTGTCAAGCAGCTAAATAATCCAACTATTGTAGTAATTACTGACCGCAACGATCTAGATGACCAGTTATTTTCGACGTTTTCAAAATCAAAGGATATTTTAAGACAAACACCGAAACAAGCAGATGTCCGCAAATTGAATGAAGAACAGAAAAAACAACAAGCCAACGAAAAATCCAAAGAGATAAACGGATTATATGATCTTCTAAATGACCGGGAATCAGGCGGTATTATTTTTACAACGATTCAAAAGTTCAAACCGGAAGATGGCGAAATGCCGGTTTTAACCGATCGTAAAAATGTGATCGTCATTGCCGATGAAGCCCATCGCAGTCAATATGGTTTTTCTGCAAAGACTGACACCAAAACAGGCGAAGTGAAATATGGATATGCAAAATATCTTCGCGATGCACTTCCGAATGCTTCCTTTATCGGTTTTACAGGAACACCGATTGAGCTGGAAGATAAGTCAACGCCTGCCGTTTTTGGTAATTATATTGATATTTATGATATGACAAGAGCTGTGGAAGATGAAGCAACGGTAAAAATTTATTATGAAAACCGTATTATCCGCTTGGAAGCCAATGAAGAAGAATTAGCGAAGATCGATGAGGAATTTGAAGAGATTACTGAAGATCAGGAAGAATCAGTACGTGAAAAGTATAAATCAAAATGGTCGAGGCTTGAAGCCATCGTCGGTTCACCTAACCGGATCAAACAATTAGCCAAAGATATTGTTCATCATTACGAAGAAAAGGCAAAAGCAATTGACGGAAAAGCAATGATTGTTTGTATGAGTCGCCGTATTTGTGTCGCACTTTATAACGAAATTGTCAAATTACGTCCAGATTGGCATTCCGATGATGACGATAAAGGTAAAATTAAAGTCGTCATGACAGGGAGTGCTGGGGATGATGATTTCTTACAGCCGCATATTGGTGGAAAAAAAAGGCGGGATTTATTGGCAAAAAGAATGAAAGATAATAATGATGAACTAAAAATCGTCATTGTACGTGATATGTGGCTGACTGGATTTGACGTACCTTCCATGCATACGATGTACATCGATAAACCGATGAAGGGTCATAACCTCATGCAGGCAATCGCACGGGTAAACCGTGTATTTAAAGATAAATCAGGTGGAGTAGTTGTAGATTATATTGGGATTTTAGAAAGCTTAAAGAAAGCTTTAAATCAATATACCGAAAGTGATAAGAAAACAACGGGTATCGATACATCGGCTGCAATTGCTGTGATGAAAGAGAAACTTGAAATCCTGCAAGATATGATGCATGGGTTTGATTACTCTGCTTATATGGGTTCATCTCAAGCAGGACGTATTCGTGCCATCACTGGCGGAATGAATGTCATTTTTGGAAAGAGTGAAAAAGAACAAAAAGAATTCAAAAAGACGGCAACCGAGCTAGCGAAGGCGCATTCACTATGTGCAGCGACAGATGAAGGAAAAGCAGCAGCCCTTGAAGTTAGTTATTTTAAAGCAGTTAAGGCAAGCCTTAATAAACTTCAAGAAAAACAGCCGAAGCGGAAGACGAAAAAAGAAATCGAAGCACGCGTTAATCAATTACTCGAACGTTCCATTATTTCAGAAGAAGTAGTGGATGTATTTGAAGTGATGGGATTGAAGCATCCTGATGTATCTATATTATCGGAAGAATTTCTCGAAGAAGTACGTTCATATGAATATAAAAATTTAGCCTTTGAAATGCTTAAAAAATTGCTGGAAGGCAACATCAAAACAATGGAAAGACGCAACCTTGTCAAATCCCAAAAATACTCGGAAAAACTGAAACAGTCGCTGAACAAATATAAAAACCAAGCCATTACAAACGCCGAAGTAATCGAAGAACTAATTCAAATGGCAAAGGACATGAAAAAAGAACGAGAAGAAGAAAAAGATCTCGGTTTAAATGAAGATGAAATTGCCTTTTACGATGCTTTAACATCTGAGTCTATAGTTAAAGAGTTAATGGAAGATGAGGTCTTACGTAAAATCGCCAATGAACTGACTCAAGCAATTAGACGGAACATGACCATTGACTGGCATGTCCGAAAAAGCGCCCGTGCAGGAATGAGGAGAATTATTAAGCGACTATTGAAGAAATACGATTACCCACCAGAACAAGCGAAAAAGGCATTGGACACAGTTATGCGTCAAGCAGAGTTGATGGCGGAGCATACAGAAGTAAGGGATTGGAATACGCTGCAGGCTGCGGAATCTAAAGGTGAATATGAAGTTTAA
- a CDS encoding transcriptional regulator, with protein sequence MDKKKQKISKKHLPTLEQIFGIDAKYFSKELTDLDKLEIQKEKLKRDLQPIITKYEEQFLIGEENDLVEVPVYDKEELNQIEHDIEKAKLIEKFRNMLNRAEHQPYLDTFKLVLELLDKAQHEPVFHKTIEALAHYLEVLPDWVSTGPEQDEFESELFEVFDDYNY encoded by the coding sequence TTGGATAAAAAAAAACAAAAGATCTCCAAAAAACATTTACCTACGTTGGAACAAATTTTTGGCATAGACGCTAAATACTTTTCGAAAGAATTAACTGATTTGGATAAACTGGAGATTCAAAAAGAAAAATTAAAACGGGATTTACAGCCTATTATCACGAAATATGAAGAACAGTTCCTCATTGGGGAAGAAAATGATCTTGTTGAAGTGCCGGTTTATGACAAAGAGGAATTGAATCAAATAGAACACGATATTGAAAAAGCCAAGCTAATTGAAAAATTTCGGAACATGCTTAATCGTGCTGAACATCAACCTTATTTAGACACATTTAAATTGGTTCTTGAACTTTTAGATAAAGCACAGCATGAACCGGTTTTCCATAAAACAATAGAAGCTTTAGCCCATTATTTAGAAGTGTTACCAGATTGGGTGTCAACAGGTCCTGAACAAGATGAATTTGAAAGTGAATTATTCGAAGTATTCGATGATTATAATTACTAG
- a CDS encoding trypsin-like peptidase domain-containing protein yields MSFYQNDDQNKSDKDFSSYSPLQEQLRREEEEKKSRQKNKNRGGFGYFFVGFFGVIVGALLVWLLMIPSLEDDSGGIANNRTENTPKITQTATEVTTDVTKAVEKVSKAVVGITNIQEVSNFWTRQSQETEAGSGSGVIYKVDGGKAYIVTNYHVVENAKQLEVTLPDGTKENAELVGSDIWTDLAVVTIPSKNVDTVAQFGDSDVLKQGETVIAIGNPLGLDFYGSVTTGVISGKDRSVPVDLNGDGYEDWETEVLQTDAAINPGNSGGALVNISGELVGINSMKIAESTVEGLGFAIPINTVIPIIEELERNGEVKRPTMGIGLLDLTEVPAYYQKQTLRLPDDVTTGVVVTEVVPGSPADRAGMEKYDVIVEMDGKPIENSIDLRQHLYNDTKIGDTMKVKVYRQGKMMELQVKLTEGSQL; encoded by the coding sequence ATGAGTTTTTATCAAAATGATGATCAGAATAAATCGGATAAGGATTTTTCATCGTACTCTCCTTTACAAGAACAATTAAGAAGAGAAGAAGAGGAAAAGAAAAGTCGGCAAAAGAACAAAAATCGGGGAGGTTTCGGTTATTTCTTCGTCGGATTTTTCGGGGTCATTGTGGGCGCCCTGCTGGTTTGGCTACTTATGATCCCTTCTTTGGAAGATGATTCAGGCGGCATCGCAAATAATCGGACGGAAAATACGCCGAAAATTACGCAAACGGCAACGGAAGTGACAACGGATGTAACGAAAGCCGTTGAAAAAGTGTCCAAAGCCGTTGTGGGAATCACAAACATTCAGGAAGTGTCAAACTTCTGGACGCGCCAATCACAGGAAACGGAGGCCGGCAGCGGTTCAGGGGTCATCTATAAAGTGGATGGGGGCAAAGCCTACATAGTTACCAACTACCATGTGGTGGAAAACGCCAAACAATTGGAAGTGACGTTACCTGATGGAACGAAAGAAAATGCGGAATTAGTGGGAAGCGATATTTGGACAGACTTGGCGGTTGTGACCATCCCAAGTAAAAACGTCGACACTGTTGCGCAGTTCGGAGACTCTGATGTCTTAAAACAAGGGGAAACGGTCATCGCCATTGGCAATCCTTTGGGATTAGATTTCTATGGTTCCGTGACGACCGGTGTCATTTCCGGTAAAGATCGATCTGTCCCTGTTGATTTGAATGGGGATGGTTATGAAGATTGGGAAACGGAAGTATTGCAAACAGACGCTGCCATCAACCCTGGTAACAGTGGAGGCGCCTTAGTCAACATCTCCGGTGAATTGGTGGGCATCAACTCAATGAAAATTGCGGAGTCCACTGTGGAAGGATTAGGATTTGCCATCCCGATCAATACAGTAATCCCGATTATCGAAGAACTTGAGCGAAATGGTGAAGTCAAACGGCCGACAATGGGAATCGGTTTGTTGGATTTGACGGAAGTGCCAGCCTACTATCAAAAACAAACTTTGAGATTGCCTGACGATGTGACAACAGGTGTCGTTGTGACGGAAGTGGTACCAGGTTCTCCAGCTGATAGGGCCGGTATGGAGAAATACGATGTCATTGTGGAGATGGATGGAAAACCAATTGAAAACTCCATTGACTTGCGGCAACATCTATATAATGATACAAAAATCGGGGATACCATGAAAGTGAAAGTCTACCGCCAAGGAAAAATGATGGAACTTCAAGTGAAATTAACCGAGGGCAGTCAACTATAA